From Coffea arabica cultivar ET-39 chromosome 2e, Coffea Arabica ET-39 HiFi, whole genome shotgun sequence, the proteins below share one genomic window:
- the LOC113732228 gene encoding cathepsin B-like protease 3, which yields MAGIYITALLLFGAMLTFQLEVHAEASNSQLKHDSKILQDSIVARINSNSTAGWTAEMSPRFSDYTVGQFKHLLGVKPTPKGVLESTRVVTHPRDLKLPDQFDARTAWPQCGTIGRILDQGHCGSCWAFGAVESLSDRFCIQFGMNVSLSVNDVLACCGFSCGDGCYGGSPFAAWEYFTYSGVVTEECDPYFDNTGCSHPGCGEYPTPKCIKKCVKENLLWSKSKHFSINAYRISSDPQSIMAEVYKNGPVEVSFIVHEDFAHYRSGVYKHTIGGTIGGHSVKLIGWGTSDDGEDYWLIANEWNRSWGEDGYFKIRRGTNECGIEAEVLAGTPSSRNLVPEYSDADVSLDASI from the exons ATGGCTGGGATTTACATCACGGCCCTACTACTTTTTGGTGCTATGCTAACTTTCCAGCTGGAG GTCCATGCCGAAGCATCAAATTCTCAGCTTAAACATGATTCTAAGATTCTGCAG GATTCCATTGTTGCGAGGATTAATAGTAATTCCACAGCTGGATGGACAGCTGAAATGAGTCCTCGGTTTTCAGATTACACT GTTGGCCAATTTAAGCATCTTCTTGGAGTCAAACCAACACCAAAGGGTGTTCTGGAGAGCACTCGGGTTGTAACTCATCCTAGAGATCTGAAGTTGCCCGACCAGTTTGATGCACGAACAGCTTGGCCTCAATGTGGCACTATTGGGAGAATTCTTG ATCAG GGACATTGTGGTTCTTGTTGGGCATTTGGTGCGGTTGAATCACTCTCTGATCGTTTCTGCATACAGTTTGGCATG AATGTTTCACTTTCTGTTAACGATGTCCTTGCGTGCTGTGGCTTCTCGTGTGGTGATGGCTGTTATGGTGGTAGTCCTTTTGCTGCTTGGGAATACTTTACATACTCTGGTGTTGTGACTGAAGAG TGTGACCCTTACTTTGATAACACTGGATGTTCTCACCCTGGTTGCGGTGAATATCCCACCCCAAAGTGCATTAAGAAGTGTGTTAAAGAGAACTTGCTGTGGAGTAAGTCAAAGCATTTTAGCATCAATGCCTACAGAATAAGTTCTGATCCACAGAGTATCATGGCAGAAGTATATAAAAATGGACCAGTTGAGGTCTCATTCATTGTTCATGAG GACTTTGCCCATTATCGTTCTGGTGTTTACAAACACACAATAGGTGGTACAATTGGTGGCCATTCTGTAAAGCTGATTGGATGGGGTACCAGCGATGACGGGGAGGATTACTGG CTAATTGCAAACGAGTGGAATAGAAGCTGGGGCGAA GACGGATACTTCAAGATCAGACGGGGAACAAATGAGTGCGGCATTGAAGCAGAAGTGCTTGCAGGAACACCTTCATCCAGGAATCTGGTACCAGAATACAGTGATGCAGATGTCTCCCTTGATGCTTCTATCTAA
- the LOC113732229 gene encoding cathepsin B-like protease 3 has protein sequence MAGIYITVLLLFGAMLTFQLEVHAEASNSHLKHNSKILQDSIVERINSNSTAGWRAEMNLRFSDYTVGQFKQLLGVKPTPKGVLESTPVVTHPKDLKLPNQFDARTAWPQCGTIGRILDQGHCGSCWAFGAVESLSDRFCIQFGMNISLSANDLLACCGFLCGDGCDGGYPIAAWRYFRYAGVVTEECDPYFDKTGCSHPGCEPEYPTPKCIRKCVKENLLWRKSKHFSTSAYRIKSDPQSIMAEVYENGPVEVSFTVYEDFAHYRSGVYKHTTGDEMGGHAVKLIGWGTSDDGEDYWLLANQWNRSWGDDGYFKIRRGTNECGIEADVVAGTPSSRNLNLVPEYDEADVSLDASI, from the exons ATGGCTGGGATTTACATCACAGTCCTGCTACTTTTTGGTGCTATGTTAACATTCCAGCTGGAG GTCCATGCAGAAGCATCAAATTCTCATCTTAAACATAATTCTAAGATTCTTCAG GATTCCATTGTTGAGAGGATTAATAGTAATTCCACAGCTGGAtggagagctgaaatgaatctTCGGTTTTCAGACTACACT GTTGGCCAATTTAAGCAACTTCTTGGAGTCAAACCAACACCAAAGGGTGTTTTGGAGAGCACTCCGGTTGTAACACATCCTAAAGATCTGAAGTTGCCCAACCAGTTTGATGCACGAACAGCTTGGCCTCAATGTGGCACTATTGGGAGAATTCTTG ATCAG GGACATTGTGGTTCTTGTTGGGCTTTTGGTGCTGTTGAATCACTCTCTGATCGTTTTTGCATACAGTTTGGCATG AATATTTCACTTTCTGCTAACGATCTCCTAGCATGCTGTGGCTTCTTGTGTGGTGATGGCTGTGATGGGGGTTATCCCATTGCTGCTTGGAGATACTTTAGATATGCTGGTGTTGTGACTGAAGAG TGTGACCCTTACTTTGATAAAACTGGATGTTCTCACCCTGGTTGTGAACCTGAATATCCCACCCCAAAGTGCATTCGGAAGTGTGTTAAAGAGAACTTGCTGTGGAGAAAGTCAAAGCATTTTAGCACCAGTGCCTACAGAATAAAATCTGATCCACAGAGTATCATGGCAGAAGTATATGAAAATGGACCAGTTGAGGTCTCTTTCACTGTTTATGAG GACTTCGCCCATTATCGTTCTGGTGTTTACAAACACACAACAGGTGATGAAATGGGCGGCCATGCTGTAAAGCTGATTGGATGGGGTACCAGTGATGACGGGGAGGATTACTGG CTACTCGCAAACCAGTGGAATAGAAGCTGGGGTGAT GACGGATACTTCAAGATCAGACGGGGAACAAATGAGTGTGGCATTGAAGCGGATGTGGTTGCAGGAACACCTTCATCCAGGAACTTGAACTTGGTACCAGAATACGATGAGGCAGATGTCTCCCTTGATGCTTCCATCTAG
- the LOC113732230 gene encoding zinc finger A20 and AN1 domain-containing stress-associated protein 5 — translation MAQKTEKEETEFKVVPETITPCVNNCGVTGNPATNNMCQKCFNATSSASTSSSSSSSTSSSVTSSVAGAIKFGEKSPRSSSSKRLSPERTTDLAEIRRDLKEEVKEASSAHATAPATAAAVKREVNRCSGCRRKVGLTGFRCRCGELFCAEHRYSDRHDCSYDYKAAGREAIARENPVVKAAKLVKL, via the coding sequence ATGGCCCAGAAGACGGAGAAAGAAGAGACGGAATTCAAAGTCGTACCGGAGACCATCACGCCTTGTGTTAATAACTGTGGCGTTACTGGAAATCCGGCGACGAATAATATGTGCCAGAAATGCTTCAACGCCACGTCATCCGCCTCCACGTCGTCGTCGTCATCTTCATCAACATCCTCGTCTGTAACCTCCTCCGTAGCCGGAGCTATTAAATTTGGAGAGAAATCTCCTAGATCTAGCTCGTCTAAGAGACTTTCGCCGGAGAGGACGACGGATCTAGCGGAAATAAGACGAGATCTGAAGGAGGAGGTAAAGGAGGCTTCATCAGCTCACGCTACAGCTCCGGCGACGGCGGCGGCGGTTAAGAGAGAGGTAAATAGGTGCTCCGGTTGTCGGAGGAAGGTAGGCTTGACCGGATTCCGGTGCAGATGCGGGGAGCTGTTTTGCGCGGAGCATAGGTATTCCGATCGTCATGATTGCAGCTACGACTACAAAGCCGCCGGACGGGAGGCGATTGCTCGGGAGAATCCGGTGGTCAAAGCTGCGAAGCTAGTCAAACTTTGA